Within Cytophagia bacterium CHB2, the genomic segment GCGCCGAATTTCTTGATGATATCACCCACCTGTAAGCCGGCCTTGTGCGCCGGGCCGCCTTCGACGATCGTCAAAATACGGGGCGCGGCATCTTTGCCATCAGCGACAACCGTTACACCCAGCCAGCCGTGTGAATCGTAGTACTTTTTTGCTACAGAACGCACAAAGGGCAAAAATTCACTCAATGAATAGGCCAGCGCGGTATTCGTAAAAAGTCCACCGTTATGAATCTCGCTTTGCGCGATGCCAACACGTCCGGCAATCATACCGACGGCGTGGCCTTTGGTATCAAAAACCGGTGAGCCATTGCTGCCGGGATCGACATTTGCCGAAATTTGCATGCCGCCCTCGGATGGAATTGCGCTCACGATGCCCACCGACACGGCCTGCGGCACACCCAAGGCATTGCCGATTACCGTGACCCAAGATCCGGCGTCAAGATCGCTCGCGATCCCAATGCGCGCGGGGCGCAATCCATTCACATGAATTTTTAAAACGGCAGGGCCGTTGATGGAATCGGCCGTTACCAGCTCCGCGGGATAGGTCGCATCATCTGCGATGTCAACTTCAATGCGGTCAGCGTTGCGCACGACAGATTCTTTGGTGAGAACAAAACCATCGCTGCTGACCAGCAAGCCGCTACCCACAATGATTTCTTGCTCCCGTGAACGGCGATCACCGAAGATTCCCAATAATCCGCCGGCGCCGCTGCCGGCAGACACTTTCAGCGCCCTCACGGTTACAACGGAGGGTTTCACGGATTTGACGATGTCGGCAATCTCGCGTTCCATCGCCGACAACAAGCCCTGTGGCAGAGCCGCATTCGCTTGCACCAACAACAGCAAGGCTACTCCTCGCAACACGCGCCACGCGGTATTTGTTTTCTGTTCGGATTTTTTGTTGCGTTTATCCGATTGGCGCCGGCTCGCAGAGCGCAATCGGAAAGATCTAAAAGTTGGCTCCACGACCAAGCACCGTTAGAATGATGAAACTGTGATGAATTGTCCTTGCTGTGCGGCGCCCCTTAGCGGCAGCGGCGCCGGTTGCGATGTGTCCGGCATCGCGCTGGTACTTGGCACATCTTGCGGTTTGCGATTCTGATGGGACAATTGCGTGGGGGCAATGCGATCGAGAGGGTAAAGAATTTTGGCGGAAAAGGACGCGGGATTTAGCGTGAGGCTGGCAGCAACCGGGGTCTGCATTTGAGAGGTGCTGGCCGGCGTGGCTGCTTGAATATCCGTTTCGTTGCGCCAGAGCAAGTAACCGAATGACATCACGATCACGGCGGCGATTACCGAATAGCTTGCCATGCGCATTGGCCGGGTTCGCCGCTTCGCCGAAACGGAAGAGCGGCGTGCACGTTGGTCAAGCTTGATGCGCGCCCGTAGAATGGCCTCAAAATCATCAGAGGCCTGAATATGCTTCAGGCTTTTCAAATGGCTGCGCAAATCATCGAGGCGGGCAACCGTGTCGTGACAATCGGCGCAAGCAGATAGGTGTGATTCGACTTGTTGTTTGGAAGAGGCGGGCAGGAAATTCTCGATGTAATCCGAGAATAACTCAGAAAACCTTTCGCAAGTGTTCATACATGGCCTTCATTGTAACAAATGGTACAAGGCACTCCTTTTGAAAAAAGTGAGGGCTGGATTATTGACGCTGATCCAATATTTTCTTGAGGCGGTTTTGCAGGCGAAGCCGGGCGCGATTGACGCGCGATTTAACCGTGCCAATCGGAACCCGGATAATCTTACTGATCTCTTCGTATGAAAGTTCCTGCACATCCCGCAAAATAATCACCTCGCGAAACTTGGGCGAGAGCTTGCTGATCTCGCGTTGGATGATTTCCTCTCCCAGTGTGCTGTCGACGTGTGTCTCAGGATTAAACACCTCGTCCGAAATTTCATAATCGCGATCCTCCAAGCCCATATCGGACAGCGAAAAAAAACGGCGGCGTTTGCGCCGGCGCAACTCGGTGCGGGCGAGGTTGCCGGCGATGGTGTAAATCCACGTCGAAAATTTTGCGACGCGCGTGTACGCGAAACGATTGCGATAGACTCGCAAAAACGTCTCTTGCACCACATCTTCCGCTTCTTCCTGATTGTTCAGAAAGCGAAATACGAAATTCAACAGTTGATCTTTATAGCGTCTGACAATTTCCTCGTAGGCCGCCAACTCCCCCTGCTGAAAACGCTCGATCAGATCCTCATCCGTGGGCTTGGCCTCGGTTCTTTTGGGACGATCCTCCATTCATCTTCCTTCCCTCGAGAGGGCTTGTGGCTTGTTATATCCTTGCAGACCGGCATCGACAAAGATGAAAGCAAACCCACTCCCAAGCCACTAGTCATATCGCCAACTTCGCTTTCCAGCGAATGGATAATTCTACGTTTCAAATCATTCGTTTGCGGAGCGCCGCGGAAACGGCAGGCTTTGCGCCGGCAAGTTCTTGATGATCGCGATGATCATCAAGCGCAGCAGCAGAAGCTCGGAGAGGCCCTGGCTCTTTCCAAGATAATCCGTGTGCCGCAAAACCTCGAGCGCATTGAAGATTTCGGCGCTCGCATAAGACTTGGCATCCCGCTGCAGCCGTTCCGCAAAAAAACTGTGAACACCGATTTTTTGCGCGAGCGTATTCAAATCCTGGCGCCGGGTGAGCGCCTGCGCCACATACAATTGTCCAAAATAGCGCGCGAGACCGCTGATAATCGCGCCGGTACTCGAATTTTCCACCAGTGCTTCCACGATGCGTAAGGCCGAAACTAAATTTTTTTCGCCCAGCGCATCTTGCAGCGAAAAGATGGAAAACTCCCGCCTGAAGCCCGCGACTTCTTGCACATGTTGAAGAGTGATCTGGCGTTCACTCCCAATGTAGAGTTGAATTTTATCAATTTCACTGCGCAACGCTTGCAGCGAGCTGCCAACTTCCGTGGCGAGCCACTGCGCTGCTTCCGGGGCTATGCTCAGGCCGAGG encodes:
- the holA gene encoding DNA polymerase III subunit delta, producing the protein MKFAEFHNSVRKGDFKRIYYFSGEETGLIDQGVNLLVSKLVTPEMRDFNFDSLYGSDVSANKVLDIASSYPMMARHRVLLVRDVHKMSPNDLLTLAEYAKKPCPTTYLILTQREKGSKKKGLEALSKGSGFVDCRPLYDNQIVPWLQEYVSSLGLSIAPEAAQWLATEVGSSLQALRSEIDKIQLYIGSERQITLQHVQEVAGFRREFSIFSLQDALGEKNLVSALRIVEALVENSSTGAIISGLARYFGQLYVAQALTRRQDLNTLAQKIGVHSFFAERLQRDAKSYASAEIFNALEVLRHTDYLGKSQGLSELLLLRLMIIAIIKNLPAQSLPFPRRSANE
- a CDS encoding sigma-70 family RNA polymerase sigma factor: MEDRPKRTEAKPTDEDLIERFQQGELAAYEEIVRRYKDQLLNFVFRFLNNQEEAEDVVQETFLRVYRNRFAYTRVAKFSTWIYTIAGNLARTELRRRKRRRFFSLSDMGLEDRDYEISDEVFNPETHVDSTLGEEIIQREISKLSPKFREVIILRDVQELSYEEISKIIRVPIGTVKSRVNRARLRLQNRLKKILDQRQ
- a CDS encoding PDZ domain-containing protein; this translates as MLRGVALLLLVQANAALPQGLLSAMEREIADIVKSVKPSVVTVRALKVSAGSGAGGLLGIFGDRRSREQEIIVGSGLLVSSDGFVLTKESVVRNADRIEVDIADDATYPAELVTADSINGPAVLKIHVNGLRPARIGIASDLDAGSWVTVIGNALGVPQAVSVGIVSAIPSEGGMQISANVDPGSNGSPVFDTKGHAVGMIAGRVGIAQSEIHNGGLFTNTALAYSLSEFLPFVRSVAKKYYDSHGWLGVTVVADGKDAAPRILTIVEGGPAHKAGLQVGDIIKKFGAHTVDSHTLLSELVCQAKPDEDVLIVISRLDQEINMNVRLGPKIPLALTELKTWGTTSPPDENEMQIQKEQLTPEPKWLHHRINALEKELRVLKSLYQKQ